In bacterium, a single genomic region encodes these proteins:
- a CDS encoding T9SS type A sorting domain-containing protein — translation MRLSRVLWVLLLPVAVFAQLPDTVWTRGYEAYYDSTTSLVSITGTQDNGLAVVGYCCRQDTINLCDALLLKANADGQFQWSEHIAGGGVDVFDGVTPTRDGGFFACGHTSLAGLGWMVLAVKYSAAGDTEWVRTTNPHGSMVTDALELAGGDLVATGELIGPPSYSGAPGLVRFTPQGDTLFTRRYPHSDPVHWGSAFSDARSAVETRDQGVLLMTGINGGSVWRHDCTYLVRTNAEGDSMWTRTLCLWGQDSTVMPLDICRADSDSYMMAAAVPSPDSASEALLLLVKLNDLGDTVWTRTYDFPDYSLMAGGAASPVQIVHDPSGGFVVSATYFEWPSQRSVGTLIKVDLEGAFLWMGTYSMGQPLTQANHLSLAADSTYLWLLQDNYYADHPQKVLRLHADSANAAPPPPLHPVATFRLMQNYPNPFNPSTEIAFELPREMRVTLKVFDVLGREVARLKDGVMAAGEHRIVFDGTNLPSGVYFYRMDTNQYVQTRKMLLLK, via the coding sequence ATGCGGCTGTCTCGAGTACTTTGGGTTTTGCTGCTGCCGGTGGCAGTCTTTGCCCAGCTTCCGGATACGGTATGGACACGGGGCTACGAGGCATATTACGACAGCACCACTTCCTTGGTTTCGATTACCGGGACGCAGGACAATGGCTTGGCCGTTGTGGGATACTGCTGCCGGCAGGATACCATCAACCTCTGTGACGCTCTGCTCTTGAAGGCGAACGCCGATGGCCAGTTCCAGTGGTCCGAACATATTGCCGGCGGCGGCGTTGATGTGTTTGATGGCGTGACGCCAACGCGCGATGGCGGTTTTTTTGCCTGCGGTCACACCTCGCTTGCCGGGCTGGGCTGGATGGTTCTGGCCGTCAAGTATTCGGCTGCCGGAGATACTGAATGGGTGCGCACGACCAACCCTCACGGAAGCATGGTCACTGACGCGCTGGAATTGGCAGGGGGAGACTTGGTGGCCACGGGGGAACTTATTGGTCCACCATCATATTCTGGCGCACCGGGACTGGTGCGGTTTACGCCGCAAGGGGACACGCTGTTCACTCGCCGTTATCCCCATTCCGATCCTGTTCACTGGGGAAGCGCTTTCAGCGATGCACGATCCGCCGTTGAAACACGCGACCAAGGGGTCCTGTTGATGACTGGCATTAACGGCGGAAGTGTTTGGCGACATGATTGTACGTACTTGGTTCGCACCAATGCGGAAGGTGATAGCATGTGGACGCGAACCCTGTGTCTATGGGGTCAGGATAGTACCGTGATGCCGCTGGACATTTGCCGGGCGGATAGCGACTCTTACATGATGGCCGCCGCTGTTCCCAGCCCCGATTCCGCGAGCGAGGCGCTTCTACTCCTGGTCAAACTGAATGATCTGGGAGATACCGTGTGGACGCGTACCTATGACTTTCCTGATTACTCGCTGATGGCTGGCGGTGCGGCATCTCCGGTACAGATCGTTCACGACCCGAGCGGTGGGTTTGTCGTATCCGCAACTTACTTCGAATGGCCATCCCAACGTTCTGTTGGCACACTTATCAAGGTCGATCTCGAGGGCGCTTTTCTCTGGATGGGGACTTATAGCATGGGCCAACCTCTCACGCAAGCCAACCATCTGTCTTTAGCTGCGGACTCGACCTATCTCTGGTTGCTGCAGGATAACTACTATGCAGATCACCCGCAAAAGGTGTTGCGGCTGCACGCAGATAGCGCCAATGCCGCACCGCCACCGCCCCTACACCCGGTGGCCACTTTCCGATTGATGCAGAACTACCCCAATCCCTTCAACCCGTCCACCGAGATTGCCTTTGAATTGCCGCGCGAGATGCGCGTGACGCTGAAAGTCTTCGATGTGCTGGGGAGGGAAGTGGCGAGGCTCAAGGATGGGGTGATGGCGGCAGGGGAGCATCGGATTGTGTTTGATGGAACAAATCTGCCCTCTGGCGTGTATTTTTATAGGATGGATACGAATCAGTATGTTCAGACCAGAAAAATGCTGTTATTGAAATAG
- a CDS encoding Do family serine endopeptidase: protein MRNFVVVATLVVVGLAAGVLLTARMDWTPASVAQQNVAPPVNRYAANVAPYTTPSGESPFVAVAKRVGPTVVNITVDERVAQSGGSDPMEQFFQDSPFWEFFHRNNGGGQATPQPRSRQRSMHVPATGSGIIIGREGYILTNNHVVADADKITVRTQSGKEYKATVVGKDPDTDVALIKVEHSFEPEEVALIGNSDSLQVGDWSIAMGNPLGLDWTLTVGVISAKGRSNLAIQGGGPSYQNFIQTDASINFGNSGGPLCNIHGEVIAMNSAINPSGQGIGFAIPINLAMRVVDQIRTHGSVTRGYLGILPRELTPDLRSALGITDGDAGVFVERVDKGTPAEKGGLKAGDVITELNGKKINDVTQFRMAVADEPPGSKIAMHVLRDGKPEDVTATLGDRSKMAANLENKDKEESAPAKDSWMGVKVEPVTDQLAKALELDGTEGVIITEVDPDGPANGKLQERDVIIEIDRKPVNDIGDFRKVSSDLKSTKKAVLFRIIRNGQKTFEAIEP, encoded by the coding sequence TTGAGAAATTTTGTCGTCGTCGCGACCTTGGTCGTGGTGGGATTGGCAGCCGGAGTGCTGCTGACGGCCCGCATGGATTGGACGCCGGCTTCGGTGGCCCAGCAGAATGTTGCGCCGCCCGTGAATCGCTATGCCGCTAACGTCGCTCCCTATACGACTCCATCGGGGGAAAGCCCGTTCGTGGCTGTTGCCAAGCGGGTGGGACCGACCGTGGTCAACATCACGGTGGATGAGCGTGTGGCTCAATCGGGGGGCAGCGATCCAATGGAACAGTTCTTCCAGGACTCGCCGTTCTGGGAGTTCTTCCACCGCAATAACGGTGGCGGCCAGGCGACTCCACAGCCGCGCTCACGCCAGCGCTCGATGCATGTGCCGGCAACCGGATCGGGAATTATTATTGGTCGAGAGGGGTACATTCTAACCAATAATCATGTCGTCGCCGATGCCGATAAGATCACTGTTCGCACCCAGTCGGGCAAGGAGTATAAAGCGACGGTGGTGGGCAAAGATCCGGATACCGACGTGGCGCTGATTAAGGTCGAGCATAGCTTTGAACCGGAAGAAGTCGCCCTCATTGGCAACTCCGATTCATTGCAGGTCGGGGACTGGTCCATTGCCATGGGCAATCCGTTAGGATTGGACTGGACGCTCACCGTGGGCGTGATTTCCGCCAAGGGACGCTCCAATCTCGCTATTCAGGGCGGCGGTCCCAGCTATCAGAATTTCATTCAGACGGACGCCTCGATCAACTTCGGTAACTCGGGCGGACCGCTGTGCAATATTCACGGCGAAGTCATCGCTATGAACTCGGCGATCAATCCGTCGGGTCAGGGCATCGGCTTTGCCATTCCGATTAACCTCGCCATGCGTGTGGTGGATCAGATCCGCACGCACGGCTCGGTAACCCGTGGCTACCTGGGCATTCTGCCGCGCGAACTGACTCCCGATCTGCGCTCGGCGCTGGGCATCACCGATGGCGATGCCGGTGTGTTTGTGGAGCGCGTGGACAAGGGCACGCCCGCGGAAAAAGGCGGCCTGAAGGCCGGCGATGTGATTACCGAACTGAACGGCAAGAAGATCAATGATGTGACGCAGTTCCGCATGGCGGTGGCCGATGAGCCGCCGGGGAGCAAGATTGCCATGCACGTGCTGCGGGACGGCAAGCCGGAAGACGTCACCGCCACGCTGGGTGACCGCTCCAAGATGGCCGCCAACCTCGAAAACAAGGACAAGGAAGAATCCGCGCCCGCCAAGGATTCCTGGATGGGAGTCAAGGTCGAGCCGGTGACCGATCAACTGGCCAAGGCGTTGGAATTAGACGGCACCGAAGGCGTGATTATTACCGAAGTGGATCCGGATGGTCCGGCCAATGGCAAGCTGCAGGAGCGGGATGTGATCATCGAGATCGACCGCAAGCCGGTCAATGATATCGGCGACTTCCGCAAAGTATCCTCCGACTTGAAGAGTACCAAAAAGGCAGTCCTCTTCCGCATCATCCGCAACGGCCAGAAAACGTTCGAAGCCATCGAGCCGTAA
- a CDS encoding tetratricopeptide repeat protein: MAPNSGSTDRRFIRYALLLAGLFVAVRAIFYNQLVHSPVVDFPTLDSEFYYFWADRLAGGHGQPPGPFWLSPLYPMFMSWIFMGLGTHAISVVVIAQFVLSLATMGIVVYYTYRLFGAPAALAAGALAALYGPWVYYDGVMLSASLILFLNALLLLLLITRSGLVLEEDAPEPAAKPGMDALVWVGLGILTGLSALARPSILIFGAVLIAVLVLKKHMPFYRRAAIYVAAMALVLIPVLVRNYKVSGSLILTTSSGGVNFFIGNHAGASGMYDEVPWINSFDPQREAEGYRMEAGRLLGHEVSLNEASRYWGSRAFGEIVRDPAGWLRLMFRKLWLTVQREEIANNLSFRGVAGFTPILGALPVRWGLLFPLAVTGAFLAWRKRRDLKMLWLYGASYIVVSLIFFSASEYRFPLLLILLPAAGCFFIEMWHTVVGKDYRRLVMACGLYVVSLVVCNAPSRFVGHAVKPFADYYNMATVAVDRGMWVDAIPLYARSLTSSPDFREARIGLANALWKLGNFDDARQEFALAGVAAPDSVSGSPLQGFLDEVYQFTEDNDYQSALALMDSTFPVDKDAPATVWINRAMIESGLNHPAKAVEAILKASAKDPISPQYPYKAGVLTLQMGDSARADSFFEAAIERYPAYAPARIALGYGALARKDSAQARLQLDELRHIRIPEDSIRTQVWRLAVNLGEEYDQKP, translated from the coding sequence ATGGCGCCCAACTCAGGATCTACCGACCGCCGGTTTATCCGCTACGCACTGCTGCTTGCCGGATTGTTTGTGGCTGTGCGCGCTATTTTCTACAACCAACTGGTTCATTCGCCGGTGGTGGATTTTCCCACCCTCGACAGCGAGTTCTACTATTTCTGGGCCGACCGCCTCGCCGGAGGGCACGGTCAGCCTCCCGGGCCGTTCTGGCTCTCGCCTCTGTACCCGATGTTCATGAGCTGGATCTTCATGGGATTGGGCACCCATGCGATCAGTGTGGTGGTGATTGCCCAGTTTGTGCTCTCGCTGGCCACGATGGGCATCGTGGTCTATTATACCTACCGGCTGTTCGGCGCCCCGGCGGCGCTGGCTGCGGGCGCGCTGGCGGCCCTCTATGGCCCGTGGGTCTATTATGACGGCGTGATGCTTAGCGCCTCTCTGATTCTGTTCCTGAACGCGCTGCTGCTCCTGCTGCTGATTACCCGCAGCGGGCTGGTGCTGGAGGAAGACGCCCCGGAGCCCGCTGCCAAACCCGGCATGGACGCGCTGGTATGGGTTGGCTTGGGAATTCTGACCGGACTGTCGGCGCTGGCCCGGCCTTCGATTCTGATTTTCGGTGCGGTGCTGATCGCCGTGCTGGTGTTGAAGAAGCACATGCCGTTCTACCGCCGCGCGGCTATCTATGTTGCGGCGATGGCGCTGGTGCTGATTCCCGTGCTGGTCCGCAACTACAAGGTGTCGGGGAGCCTGATTCTGACGACATCCTCCGGCGGCGTGAACTTCTTCATCGGCAACCACGCAGGCGCCAGCGGCATGTACGATGAAGTGCCGTGGATCAACTCCTTCGATCCGCAGCGCGAGGCGGAAGGCTACCGCATGGAGGCCGGGCGGCTGCTCGGCCACGAGGTCTCCCTGAATGAGGCCTCCCGCTACTGGGGATCGCGCGCGTTTGGCGAGATCGTGCGGGACCCGGCGGGCTGGCTGCGGCTGATGTTCCGCAAGCTGTGGCTGACGGTGCAGCGGGAGGAGATTGCCAACAACCTCTCTTTCCGAGGTGTGGCGGGCTTTACGCCGATTCTGGGCGCGCTGCCCGTGCGCTGGGGCCTGCTCTTTCCGCTGGCGGTGACCGGTGCCTTTCTGGCCTGGCGCAAGCGGCGGGACCTGAAAATGTTATGGCTCTACGGCGCGTCCTACATTGTGGTCAGCCTGATCTTCTTCAGCGCGTCGGAGTACCGTTTCCCGCTGTTGCTGATTCTGCTGCCCGCCGCCGGCTGCTTCTTCATCGAGATGTGGCACACCGTGGTGGGCAAGGATTACCGCCGGCTGGTCATGGCCTGCGGGCTTTATGTGGTGTCGCTGGTGGTGTGCAATGCGCCGTCGCGCTTTGTGGGTCATGCCGTCAAGCCCTTTGCCGACTATTACAATATGGCTACCGTGGCGGTGGATCGCGGCATGTGGGTGGATGCCATTCCGCTTTATGCGCGCTCCTTAACCTCGTCGCCGGATTTCCGCGAAGCGCGGATTGGTCTGGCCAATGCTCTCTGGAAACTCGGCAACTTCGACGACGCACGGCAGGAGTTCGCGCTGGCAGGTGTCGCCGCGCCCGATTCCGTGTCGGGTTCGCCGTTGCAGGGGTTTCTCGATGAGGTCTATCAGTTTACCGAAGACAATGACTATCAGAGCGCACTCGCGCTGATGGACAGCACCTTCCCCGTGGACAAGGACGCTCCGGCCACGGTGTGGATCAACCGCGCTATGATTGAGTCGGGTCTGAACCATCCGGCGAAGGCGGTAGAGGCTATTCTCAAGGCATCAGCCAAAGATCCGATTTCTCCGCAGTACCCTTACAAGGCTGGAGTCCTTACTCTGCAAATGGGGGACAGCGCGCGGGCGGATTCCTTCTTCGAAGCGGCGATCGAACGTTATCCGGCCTATGCTCCGGCGCGCATTGCCCTCGGCTATGGAGCACTGGCGCGCAAGGACTCTGCGCAGGCTCGTCTCCAGCTCGACGAACTGCGCCACATCCGCATCCCCGAGGATTCCATCCGCACGCAGGTCTGGCGTCTGGCGGTGAACCTCGGCGAGGAGTATGATCAGAAGCCGTGA
- a CDS encoding T9SS type A sorting domain-containing protein, with translation MFRLSFLLVALMVITGGVFAQQWSMQNVSFTLENQPEYAGVVAWGDVDGDGHPDLFVGGQNGSASHLYLYNDGLFSDRSSDLLPANIVNVRKAEFVDYNRDGLLDLFVLTSDALGARLFKQSVNHEFVDMDIFASQSFETPVRSALWNDIDGNGTLDLVLSNGLTASAPVQVYTQDLSEFNAMRDNPFEGMTGVSAMTFLDFDNDGHSEIFFGGNGATGSHFYRYNGYTWDDWATRFGFSNKLGSRGAAWLDYDNDGYWDLFCTGDSHYTEMLNGGWHSRFNWLTPGITQELRDLAANGYEVHPVDANMDGWTDLLISKRQGEGLALLINQQGTGWMDKAPGLGIDNVLDGNYSCAWADFNGDGTPDLAVAEGDRGVFLYQNMLEITHEYIGVRLLDRVTNAPVINCNVKMDWQGCKQIGTTFPSVSASGGDGSILTLVNRTDVKAERMDLEVRWPNGMTSHYLTPTLHKNRINTFYQPSLVGGTAPTMTPDRLTTRVEQTVSPNPFNPTTNISFDLAEAANVELKVYNLMGQEVANLANGTLAAGNHRLTFDAAALPSGLYFSRLTVGGTTNMTRMLLMK, from the coding sequence ATGTTTCGGCTCAGCTTCCTTCTGGTGGCGTTAATGGTGATCACGGGCGGTGTGTTTGCGCAGCAGTGGTCGATGCAGAACGTATCGTTCACACTGGAAAATCAGCCCGAGTACGCAGGCGTCGTAGCCTGGGGTGATGTAGATGGCGACGGACATCCGGACCTGTTCGTAGGTGGACAGAACGGCAGTGCCAGTCACCTCTACCTGTACAACGACGGTCTCTTCAGTGACCGCTCGTCCGATTTGCTCCCTGCCAACATTGTGAATGTCCGCAAAGCGGAGTTTGTGGACTACAACCGTGATGGCCTGCTGGATCTGTTTGTGCTTACGAGCGATGCGCTGGGCGCGCGACTGTTCAAGCAAAGTGTCAACCACGAATTTGTGGACATGGACATCTTTGCCAGCCAGAGTTTCGAGACCCCCGTGCGCAGCGCACTGTGGAACGACATTGACGGCAACGGCACGCTGGACCTGGTGCTCAGCAACGGCCTGACCGCCAGTGCGCCGGTGCAGGTGTACACTCAGGATCTGAGTGAGTTCAACGCGATGCGCGACAACCCGTTTGAAGGTATGACGGGCGTCAGCGCCATGACCTTCCTCGACTTCGACAACGATGGCCATTCCGAGATCTTCTTCGGCGGCAACGGTGCGACCGGCAGCCATTTCTACCGCTACAACGGTTACACCTGGGACGATTGGGCAACGCGCTTTGGCTTCAGCAACAAGCTCGGTTCGCGCGGCGCGGCCTGGTTGGACTATGACAATGACGGCTACTGGGACCTCTTCTGCACGGGCGACAGCCATTACACCGAAATGCTGAATGGCGGCTGGCACTCGCGCTTCAACTGGCTGACTCCGGGCATCACCCAAGAGCTGCGCGACCTGGCAGCCAATGGCTACGAAGTACATCCGGTGGACGCCAACATGGACGGCTGGACGGACCTTCTGATCAGCAAGCGGCAGGGTGAAGGCTTGGCTCTGCTGATCAATCAGCAAGGCACCGGCTGGATGGACAAGGCGCCGGGTTTGGGTATCGACAACGTGCTTGACGGCAACTATTCGTGTGCCTGGGCCGATTTCAACGGCGACGGAACCCCCGACTTGGCAGTGGCTGAAGGCGACCGCGGTGTGTTCCTTTACCAGAACATGTTGGAGATCACTCACGAGTACATCGGCGTGAGACTGCTGGACCGCGTCACGAACGCGCCGGTGATCAACTGCAACGTGAAGATGGACTGGCAGGGTTGCAAGCAGATCGGCACCACATTCCCGTCCGTCAGCGCCTCCGGCGGCGATGGGTCGATCCTGACGCTGGTGAATCGCACGGATGTGAAGGCCGAACGGATGGATCTGGAAGTTCGCTGGCCCAATGGGATGACGAGCCATTACCTGACGCCGACGCTGCACAAGAACCGCATCAACACCTTCTATCAGCCGTCGCTGGTTGGCGGTACCGCGCCCACCATGACCCCGGATCGCCTGACCACGCGGGTGGAGCAGACGGTCAGCCCGAACCCGTTCAACCCGACCACGAACATCAGCTTCGATCTGGCTGAGGCGGCGAATGTCGAGTTGAAGGTTTACAACCTGATGGGGCAGGAAGTGGCCAATCTGGCGAACGGCACCTTGGCGGCAGGAAACCACCGCCTGACCTTTGACGCCGCAGCCCTTCCCTCCGGCCTGTACTTCTCGCGCCTGACGGTTGGCGGCACCACCAACATGACACGCATGTTGCTGATGAAGTAA
- a CDS encoding Hsp20/alpha crystallin family protein: MAITRWRPRRSEMTPFENWFENWPMPFSNMMEDVFGSNRGENMLWGPNSDIIETPDRYEIHCELPGVRPDDVQITLNNNVLTITGEKKQEIKEEKDGQNNPLRIERIYGRFERNFALPSSVNPDAVHATFEDGVLHIEIPKAEQAKSRPIRIESRGGMREPQGEGPIGGGNDPRRRP; this comes from the coding sequence GTTCGAAAATTGGCCCATGCCCTTTTCCAACATGATGGAAGACGTGTTCGGCTCGAATCGGGGAGAAAATATGCTGTGGGGACCGAACTCTGATATTATCGAGACGCCGGACCGGTATGAAATCCACTGTGAATTGCCCGGTGTCCGGCCGGATGACGTGCAGATCACGTTGAACAATAATGTGCTGACGATTACCGGCGAGAAGAAGCAGGAGATCAAAGAGGAAAAGGACGGCCAGAACAACCCCCTGCGCATCGAGCGCATCTATGGCCGCTTCGAGCGCAACTTCGCGCTCCCGTCTTCTGTGAATCCGGATGCCGTGCATGCCACCTTCGAGGACGGCGTGCTGCATATCGAAATCCCCAAGGCAGAACAGGCCAAGAGCCGCCCCATCCGCATCGAATCCCGCGGCGGAATGCGCGAGCCGCAGGGAGAAGGTCCCATAGGTGGTGGAAACGACCCCCGCCGCCGTCCATAG
- a CDS encoding DUF5752 family protein, with product MPEPFAVKDCALIAIATGRHARNLRELAGYLSEVPLGSIYHHFWGGRLHTQFDEPEFQNDFAGWVRHALHDEALSERLGMLDPTRVSDLEALRVELLDILDESLNSLENPPWAQADQPFSFVRSQLVIFDTQHRIAEPAGLKDIAPGFTVGTIFYHFIDARRRRPEGIDDFRGWLLDFGEEYKSLIDQLAAIDPYFRSLAELKDRLSTVFQTYFGG from the coding sequence ATGCCTGAACCATTCGCTGTCAAGGACTGTGCTCTGATTGCCATTGCCACCGGGAGGCACGCGCGAAATCTGCGCGAACTTGCCGGGTATCTTTCCGAAGTTCCTTTAGGCAGCATCTATCATCACTTCTGGGGCGGACGGCTGCATACACAGTTCGATGAGCCCGAATTCCAGAACGATTTTGCCGGATGGGTGCGGCATGCGCTGCATGATGAAGCGCTCTCCGAACGGTTAGGCATGCTCGATCCGACGCGCGTTTCCGATCTTGAAGCGCTGCGCGTAGAGCTGCTGGATATTCTCGATGAGAGTTTGAATTCTCTGGAGAATCCGCCGTGGGCTCAGGCCGATCAACCCTTTTCCTTTGTGCGTTCCCAGCTTGTAATCTTCGATACCCAGCACCGCATCGCCGAGCCCGCAGGCCTCAAAGACATCGCGCCGGGCTTTACCGTGGGGACGATCTTCTATCACTTTATCGACGCGCGCCGCCGCAGGCCGGAAGGCATCGATGATTTTCGCGGCTGGCTGCTGGACTTCGGCGAGGAGTACAAATCGCTGATTGATCAACTGGCAGCGATTGATCCCTACTTCCGCTCGCTGGCCGAACTCAAAGATCGCCTGAGCACCGTCTTCCAAACTTACTTTGGCGGATAG
- a CDS encoding Nramp family divalent metal transporter, with protein sequence MSDHQITKESLSEVSRSVHIPDKVSILRRLFAFVGPAYLISVGYMDPGNWATDIEGGSRFGYQLIWVLLMSNLMAVLLQTLCARMGIVTRRDLAQLCRDSYPRTIGFALWLLAEVAIAACDLAEVLGTAIGLNLLFGIPMLIGVFLTVADVLLLLFFQHLGIRKVEAFVLALITIIGVSFLIEVLMAKPDWGGVAAGFVPHINRQSLYVAIGIIGATVMPHNLYLHSALVQTRDVGTDPRQIAQACKYNLIDSAVALNMAFFVNAAILIVASAVFFTRGEVVTEISQAHALLDPLLGTTIAGGAFALALLASGQSSTLTGTLAGQVIMEGFINFRLRPWVRRLVTRSIAIIPAAITIGIMGAEGTYRLLILSQVILSMQLPFAVIPLIHFTSDRTKMGQFANPLWVKILAWICAVVIVGLNVFLVYNTLFDWLRSGGEEMMWLQALIIPVAVALSALLLYLMFGPALRGLYRRPEAGAPLFTAADLIAPSFARIGVALEATERDRAILAQAVPLAREHEAELVLIHVAEGMGPRFWSHESADEEVRSDRAYLERLQKELTEMGLRVEIHLGFGEPAKEVVRLAEEGHLNLMVLGTHGHRFPQDILFGATATRVRHRLKIPVFMVRTDLRKG encoded by the coding sequence ATGTCAGACCACCAAATTACCAAAGAATCTCTTTCCGAAGTCTCTCGCAGCGTGCACATTCCCGATAAGGTGAGCATTCTGCGGAGACTTTTCGCGTTTGTGGGGCCGGCGTATCTGATCAGCGTCGGTTATATGGACCCGGGCAACTGGGCCACGGACATTGAAGGCGGCTCACGGTTCGGCTACCAGCTCATCTGGGTGCTGCTGATGAGCAATCTGATGGCCGTGCTGCTGCAAACGCTCTGTGCGCGGATGGGCATTGTCACCCGCCGCGATCTGGCGCAACTCTGCCGCGACTCCTACCCCCGCACCATCGGCTTTGCTCTCTGGCTGCTGGCCGAAGTAGCGATTGCCGCCTGTGACCTTGCCGAGGTGCTGGGCACCGCCATCGGCTTGAACCTGCTGTTCGGCATCCCCATGCTGATCGGTGTCTTTCTCACCGTGGCCGATGTGCTGCTGCTGCTGTTCTTTCAGCATCTGGGCATCCGCAAGGTGGAAGCCTTTGTGCTGGCGCTGATCACGATTATCGGCGTGAGCTTTTTGATCGAAGTCCTCATGGCCAAGCCGGACTGGGGAGGTGTGGCCGCCGGATTTGTGCCGCACATCAACCGTCAGAGTCTGTATGTGGCCATCGGCATTATCGGTGCGACGGTAATGCCGCACAATCTTTACCTGCATTCCGCTCTGGTGCAGACGCGCGATGTGGGAACGGACCCGCGACAGATTGCCCAGGCCTGCAAGTACAACCTGATTGACTCGGCGGTCGCGCTGAACATGGCGTTCTTTGTCAATGCGGCCATCCTGATCGTGGCCTCGGCGGTATTTTTCACGCGGGGTGAGGTTGTCACCGAAATCTCGCAGGCTCACGCGCTGCTGGATCCGCTGCTGGGTACCACCATCGCCGGGGGAGCCTTTGCCCTGGCCTTGCTGGCCAGCGGGCAGAGTTCGACCCTGACCGGCACCCTCGCCGGGCAGGTGATCATGGAAGGGTTCATCAACTTCCGGCTGAGACCCTGGGTGCGGCGGCTGGTCACGCGCTCGATTGCCATTATCCCCGCGGCGATAACCATCGGCATTATGGGTGCGGAGGGCACCTACCGCCTGCTGATCCTCTCGCAGGTGATTCTCTCCATGCAGTTGCCATTTGCCGTAATTCCCCTGATCCACTTCACCAGTGACCGCACCAAGATGGGCCAGTTTGCCAATCCGTTATGGGTGAAAATTCTGGCGTGGATCTGCGCGGTGGTGATTGTCGGGCTGAATGTGTTCCTTGTCTACAATACCTTGTTCGATTGGCTGCGTAGCGGCGGAGAGGAAATGATGTGGCTGCAGGCTCTGATCATTCCCGTAGCGGTGGCGCTGAGCGCGCTGCTGCTGTATCTGATGTTCGGTCCGGCGTTGCGCGGCTTGTACCGCCGGCCCGAAGCCGGCGCACCGCTGTTTACCGCCGCCGACCTGATTGCGCCGTCCTTTGCGCGGATCGGTGTGGCGCTTGAAGCCACGGAACGCGACCGGGCCATTCTGGCGCAGGCGGTCCCTCTGGCCCGGGAGCACGAAGCCGAACTGGTGCTGATCCATGTGGCGGAGGGCATGGGCCCGCGCTTCTGGAGCCATGAATCCGCCGATGAGGAGGTGCGCTCCGACCGCGCCTATCTGGAACGTCTGCAAAAAGAGCTGACAGAAATGGGGCTGCGGGTGGAAATCCACCTCGGCTTCGGCGAGCCTGCCAAGGAGGTGGTGCGGCTGGCCGAAGAGGGACACCTGAACCTGATGGTGCTGGGCACTCACGGGCACCGCTTCCCGCAGGACATTCTCTTTGGCGCCACCGCGACGCGTGTCCGCCACCGCCTGAAGATCCCGGTGTTCATGGTGAGAACGGACCTCAGGAAGGGCTAA